The Arabidopsis thaliana chromosome 5, partial sequence genomic interval ATTCGAGATAAACGATGAACATAACAATTGATATAGAATCACAGATAAAAACAGTGATCGACTGATGATGACAACATAATCAACATATGAAACTATTTAAACTCATCTACTTGAACAAATAACAGAGAATATCATAACATTAAACTCTTATGATCACCAAATTAAAATCCATGTACGCGATTAAAATCCTAATTGGTAGATCTCATAACCATCAAAAACAACTAAATTCCAACAGAAATCAAgcaaacaatttcaaaactaaaaccctaaattcccAAATCAACATACACACTGATCGAAATTTTGCGCACCTTCTTCGATTTGGTAGTACTATCACACGATCCAAATCCAATCCGCGTATCCATCTATCGATTATCACCGACCCAAAATCGAAACCCTTGGATCCCGATTTGAACTAACCCAACGAATCATACGCCATTGAACATGAAATTCAATTGATCGGagaaaagaatcagaagaagatagaCGAACAAAATCGCTTCTCCACTCAAATTCAAACTCGATTTGAAGAAATTagaaatgaattttgaaatttgaatattcGTTGACGGTTTATTTGTGGAAGAAGAGTTTAAGTTGCGAAATTACGAAAGGTTTAGAGAAAGCGAGGCAGCTATTTATGTGATTCTTCGAAACCAAGAGCACGTAGATTTACGATTATCCCCTTATGTATATGCTCGAACggtattatttttaaaattgtgtttCCCGCTTTGAAGATTTTTGGTTAGAAtcccataaaaaaaagatggttttgctaaatttatttattttaaaagttattcACATCTCTTGATGATATAATAAatgttcatttttctttttctttctttgggaATTTGgtgaataaacaaaattggtAAAGCAATTACGAATATAGCTATGTAatgtagaaaacaaaagcaaataatgatttgcatttttctttgtcagtCGTCACGTCGATGGCGTCATACACTGATACAAGAGTACGTGACCATAGAAAAGATAGAACTCCATACAAGGAAGAAAGTTATATCCACTTAGCCATGTTTCTTTCatcatttatcattttcattcaGACGATCCACTTACATAATTCATTTGAATGatgtttctttcattatttGCAATTTAATCTAAATAATGCATTTAAAtaaatctttatttgtttgattattttgtaattcatCTACATTCTCATTTagataaaaatgattaaaatacCCATGCTTTCATTttgacaaatgacaaatattcaaaatcattaccTATCATCAATACAAAACATATTGGCaggaaacatgattttacggttttgacgGAAAagcgtttttggcgggaaaaacatgattttgcggttttgacgtaaaaataagatttttgcggttttggcgggaaaatatgatttttgcgGTTTTAGtggaaaatataatttttggcgaaaaatataattttatagttttggcgggaaaacatgattttgcggttatagtgggaaaatatgattttgcaattttggcgggaaaacataattttgcagttttggcgggaaacatAATATTGCCAATGGcgagaaaatataatttagtgGTTTCGGCgtaaaaatatagttttatgattttaggTGGAATAGCggtttttggcaaaaaaaacgCAATTCCatgattttacgattttgacagaaaataataatccatgatttcatgattttagaatttttttttgtttcaatatgtaatttgaaaaatataaaataagaaatctataaaaaataatattatttaaaatatgattataaatGAGGATATATTTGTCTTTTGACTGAACCATATCCATCTAAATGGTTCAATCAAATTCATCCAAataagttttataaatttgtctaaatttaaaaaatcattcagATGTATTATCCAGATGAACCATCCaaatatttgttaaatttaacaaacatcatttttcatttccatttggatggatcatttggatgaagaaacaaacagaacTACTTCCTAAAAATCTCTCGCTATCATACAGACCCTTCTAGAAAACATGCATGCACCGGACTTTGTGTTGCAACTTGCAATGataatacatattatttttgaatagaTTTCTAATgataatttatatatccttctacaaaaagcaaaaccatatattttttcctctCCTTTTGTAAGTCGAATTCATTGTCCACTtggaaaaaattattaaaatcatattatgcAAACCAACCCTTGTGGTCCCATAATGAGACGTGCACATCTCTCGTATTTACtatgaataacaaaaaacaaaaatagaagaaaatcaaatcagtAATGGagtttattgatttatattgGTTCAGTAATTTAAagcaaaattatgttttattagatcattgatttaaaaattttgtcaaaataatGTATTATCCATTAATTGATTTCTAAATACCAGTTCAAATCATGATTTAATGCTGGATTTCAAAATCTACATTAGATattaaaaggagaaaataGAGTGATTTAATTTATGGATAAACCATGTTATCTTAAAATCAATATgtctaatttcaaaattaataaaaattcacaaatcaataggatttttttattattattaataggaattttaaaaactcagTATTTTGGATAAGGATAAGAGAAAGTTGTGTTCCTGGGTTATCTACGACCGGGGGACTTTCATTGGTTgtaaaatattatcatttatcaaacATAATTATCATATGAAATCTTAacttgaattttatttatagccaaaattatttttactctttgttcataaaattttaatactaaCTTATACTATTGAATATTATAAAAGGACAAACGTTCATTTGAAATGTGCTATCGTAAATGTTTCGAAGAATTGGTTAGGAGTGCACTGAAACTTGAAAGTAAGAtatttttacagttttatattttaatttatcataaCGTACGGACACTCATGTCAAATACGAAACAAGATATTTGAATAATCCTTTCTACTAATACGGTTAATAAATTTacgtaaaacaaaattaattttaataattttatttacaaaccaaaccaatatcatcaatattaTGTCTTTTATTGAGTTGTTGACTACTTGACATATAAGGTCTTCTAAGAAAATTCCACAATTTGAAACTTCCTCACACCTTCCTCAAACCAAAACTAGTATTACCTATTTATGACATCACTTTTATGCTTACACGATAGCTACTCAGATATATAAGTGTGTACTCTATTTCTTGTTTGATGGAAATACCTTTCTAGAGTACTCATCAGACCCAGTTACATGCGATTATGATCGAACTTCAAGAATCCAGACCATGAAAAAGGTACGTATGATCCcattaaattcaattttactttaaatttttgggtactattttaaaacttcatCTACTCTACAtattctattattttaaaatatgttgttttaaagttttttcttttcttttcccagCTATGTTTGAAGTTAGAGAACATTAAAAGTAATGTCATTCACGGTAGCAAAACTACCAAAAATGctacaaaacataaatctttCCAAATGTGTCATAATGGTGGACAACAATTTTGTCTaccaaaatttttttatgtCGTTTCGAATTTTTGTCCACCAAAAATCTGTTGTTTCAAAAGTGGACAAGTTTTTTTCATCCCATTTTTTCGTTTCAAAAGTAATCTTTATTAATTACATCCCAATTTTTTCGTATGTAATGCGGCAGGTGATTACAATTCTTACATATAAGCGATAAGAAGAATTGAAGACGAAAATTGGAAGGAGGAGCTGATgggaaacttaaaaaaatctaCACGCAGTGACGAGTTAAGCCGTTCTGGTCCCCCTCAAATTCCAAATCCTGACTGGTAAATTTCGTTTCATCAATACCTTCTgcttaatattaataatattgattATGAAATATTATTAACTAATGTAAAAAAACGCAACTATATAATACGTAACTGTTTTcggaaacaaaagagtttaCGTCATCAAACAGAAAATCTTTAcctcaatttttcttttggccCCGATGTTTTTTATACTAGCCATTTCCTAGGAACGACATTTCCACTATTGCgtactgttttgtttttcttttgacttcAACGTATATTTGCATGTGCCAAtagaatttatatataaataacatttcatatgatacaaaaaaaaagaagataatatcTACTCGATCGTTTCTATGGTCTAAATTGGTTTGTTTATAATAGGAACAATTTGTATCACCGAACCACAGTGGCCTCATGTTTGGTGCAAGGAGTTTACGCAAAGGAAAGAGACAGGGAAAACAACCGAAATGGTTCCGAGTCATTAGCCACACCTTGGTGGAAGAGTTTCAACTTCACTTTAGATGAAAGTGAAATCCTATATGACGCATTTGACGGCTCCATATACGGTGCTGTCTTCCAAAACATGATCAATTATGAGAATACCCCGAACTCGATAGTAGTACCTCCGCGTTACGTGATTGCGTTACGGGGAACTGTCCCAAGTGATGTGAGTGATTGGATACATAACAGCCGTATTGTACTCGAGAAACTCCATGGCGGGGGTAAGCATATGCATGTCATTAGAAAAATCTATTCTTTGGTGGCCAAACACGGAAACACAGCTGTCTGGATCGCTGGACACTCTTTAGGAGCTGGCCTGGCACTACTCGCGGGAAAGGACATGGCCATGTCTGGACTCCCTGTTGAGGCTTACATCTTCAACCCACCTATCTCCTTGATTCCTCTAGAGCAGTGCGGTTACAATCACGAACTTAATTTTGTGTATCGACTCACCAGGGATCTCTTCAAAGCTGGCATAGCCAAAGTCGTAGACCTTGATGAggtatatataaagttttctttttgccaATGCTATTTTTCGTCTTTTAGAAACTTTTCATTATACTTGTGGTACTTCACAAATAATATCTCCCATAACATGAAAAGCTTTAAATAGAGAATCCTTAACGATATTGAAAATGTTATTCTCAATTCTTACCTCCAATTGTTACAGGGTCAAGAGGGTCCACGATATAAGAACTTAGCTTCTTGGAGACCTCATTTGTTTGTGAACCAATCTGATGTAATATGCTCAGAATATATTGGTTATTTCAATCACGTAGTCACTATGACGGAGGCGGGACTCGGTGAGATTTCGAGGTTGGCTAGTGGATACTCAGTTAGGCGTATGTTATTCGGAGACGGAGAAAATTGGTCCTCGTCTTCTACACCAgatcatcttcattttcttccgTCGGCCTTTATGATTGTAAACAAGACTGAAGCGTCGGAGTTTTATAATAAACATGGGATTCATCAATGGTGGAATCATATGCTTAAACAATCTACAACGTTTAGTTCATACTAGTTTCATTCATGGGTGTTATTTAGTAAACCTCGATGCCTTTCTCATTACATTACTTAcagtatatatacacatgtatAAGAATGTTCTCCAAGTAATATCAATACATATAAGGGAAGTGAATATTACGTATTCTCTTGTCTATCAATGGGTTTCAACGCTTcagtctcttttctttcttgtcaaCTGAATAATTTGTTAAACTGTATatcttcaaatgtttttttttttataataaaaatatgttcaaaaactcaaatgttTGTAATTGTACAGACTACTAGAGTGTTTAAAACACATGTTGGAACTATTCCAATGAAGATAGAGGTTATGTTCCATGCATGCATCCAAATCGTATATAGTTGTTTGCTAAACCACTAGATCAAATAACCGTTTAGAAAAACGATTTGAAAACATTAGGgagatattattttgaaattttttatcaGCCACATAAGAGTCAAGATGAAAAAGGGAACgtaaatacatatttttgaaTAGGAAAAATCCCAGATAAAACCTCCAAGttgaaacatttttcaaataaaactttcaacttttttagTTCTCATAGAAAATCTCCAAATcgaaaagaaaattcaattaaaaccTTCAACTTTTTTCGTTCCCAATTAAAACCTCTAactaattagtatttttttataaagaaacttTCAAGTCGTCAATTTGAGCTTGATCAATGGTTGACCAATGATCTTTGGTAATTTCGTTCGGAATAGTTAATAGTCGTTGACGacatctcttttttgtttccaaaatttatatgaaccctaaaaattagaaaaaatatgttcTAGGGTTCGTAATTAAGATTTTCATCTTTTCTGTTCTAACTGACAGATGtgaattttaaaagctaaataaaagaaaaatatgttgttAAAATCCGTTTATCGTTAGTTAATCATTGATCAGACACAAATTTGACGActtaaagttttattttattagttgaaGGTTTTATTTGGGAACAGAAAAAGTTGGAGGttttaattggaaaaaaatcaatttggaGGTTTTATATGGAAACGGAAaaagtttaaggttttagttGGAAAAATGTTATAACTTGGAGGTTTTTTCTGGGATTTTCCCTTTTGAATATGCATATACGTACGTGTGTATCTAAAATATTCATCTTGACTTTTCATTTGCTGATATGCATacataaaatgataaaattgtaTCAGTGAAAGCGAGGTGTCAAGAGTGCTATAGTTAATGTATA includes:
- a CDS encoding alpha/beta-Hydrolases superfamily protein — its product is MGNLKKSTRSDELSRSGPPQIPNPDWNNLYHRTTVASCLVQGVYAKERDRENNRNGSESLATPWWKSFNFTLDESEILYDAFDGSIYGAVFQNMINYENTPNSIVVPPRYVIALRGTVPSDVSDWIHNSRIVLEKLHGGGKHMHVIRKIYSLVAKHGNTAVWIAGHSLGAGLALLAGKDMAMSGLPVEAYIFNPPISLIPLEQCGYNHELNFVYRLTRDLFKAGIAKVVDLDEGQEGPRYKNLASWRPHLFVNQSDVICSEYIGYFNHVVTMTEAGLGEISRLASGYSVRRMLFGDGENWSSSSTPDHLHFLPSAFMIVNKTEASEFYNKHGIHQWWNHMLKQSTTFSSY